The genomic window CAAAAACAGATCCAGAACCTCGACTATCTCCGGGTGTTTCTCCTTCGACTTTTCTATGGCTCTCCTTTCCTCTCTATTCATATTCATTTTCTCTTTGCTGTTTGTGTCTTTTTCCTTCATGATTGATTGTGTCCGTTTTTTATCTGCTTTATAGAATAAAATAGAGGGCGGCAAAAAAACCGCCCTCTATTTGTGTTGTTGTTTTTTTACCTAAACAGTCTTGCTCTTTCCCTTCTTTTTATACCAGCCCGTCATGTGGGTCTTTGCCCATGCTTCCGTCACCTTGCCGTCGAGCATGGCGTCGACCGATCCCGTGGTCCCGATGGTTCCCAGGTAGATATGAGTCATGGCAAAGCCTCCAATAACCATGACACCGAAGGCGTGGAAAACCATCACCCAGCGCAGGAAGGCGGAGCTCAAGTGTCCCGCTCCCAGCCAGAGGATGAATCCCGTAACGACCATTACGAGGCCGTAGACCGCAACGGTGATGAAGAAGAGTTTCTGACCCGCGTTGTACTTGTAGGGCTCGGGGATCTTGGCGTCCCAGAGGTACCCGCCGGCGGCCTTGAGCCAGACGATGTCGTCGCTGTTCAGCGAGCCGGCGTCCTTCTTCCAGATGGTTATCGCCCAGATGAGGGAGACGGTGAAAAACAATCCTAAAATCCCGTGGATGGCGATGACCGCTCTGTATCCGCCGAAGATAGATGCCAGGGGCTCGAAAGACCTGAAGGCCATCATCAGCCCCGTCGCAACCAGCAGGAGACATGAAACGGCAAGCACCCAGTGAACGACCCTTTCTGTGGGTGTTGTAACTATTACTTTTTTTCCAGCCATGCTAACCCTCCTCTCCTTTGGGCCGCTTCGGGCCTTTGATTACGTAATGGAGCAGAGCCGCGCCGATTACCGCGCCCATTGTGAAGAGTCCGAGGGGCTTGGCGACGTTCTTCCACAGCTTGACGGAGAGGGGCACGCTCGGCGATTTGACCAGTCTGTCGTAGTGCCCTTCCTTTTCCGTAAGGACGTACATGACATGGGTTCCCCCGACGTACTTGTCGCCGTAAAGGGATGCGTCTTCGTATCCCATCGCCACAAGCTCCTTCACCCTCTCGTTGCCCTTCTTGATCATCTCCTCTTTGGTGCCCCAGGAAAGGGTGCCGGTGGGACAGGCCTTTACGCAGGCCGGAACGAGGTTGTTCGTTATCCTGTCCTCGCAGAGGGTACACTTATAGGTCTTCTCGGATTCCCTGTCGTACCTCGGGATGTTGAAGGGACACGCGATGGTGCAGTATTTACATCCTATGCAGAGGTCCTGGTTGAGCCTCACGGCGCCCATCTCCCCGTAACTCAGGGCGCCCGTGGGGCAGACCCTTACGCAGGAGGCGTCGGTGCAGTGCATGCAGCCGTCTTTTCTGAAAATCCACTCTAAATCGCCGTTTTCCTTTACCCCTTCCTGAAAGCGGATAAGGGTCCACGTGTTGTGCTGGAGGTCCTGGGGGTTCTGGTAGCTTCCCACGTTTTTCGTCTGGACCGCGGGCTGGGAGTTCCAGTTTTTACAGGCCACCTGACAGCTCCTGCACCCCGTGCACTTCGAGAGGTCAATGAGCTTTGCCATCTCGTCTCGCATTATTGATTTTGTCGCTGCCATTTACGCCCCACCTCCTTTCGCCTTTTCTACGTTGACAAGAAACGCCTTGGTCTCCGGTATCCCCGTGTTCGGATCACCGATTCCCGCCGTTAACAGGTTTGCCGCATCGCCGAAGGTGAAGACCTCCGGCACCGGCGCATATGAATCGCCGTTCTGACCTTTTTCCGTGGTTCTCCACCCGAAGTGCCAGGGAATGCCGACCTGATGGAGTTCGTTGCCCTGAACCTTCATCGGCTTGAATCTCTTCGTAACGATCGCCACCGCCGTAAGCTCGCC from Candidatus Zymogenus saltonus includes these protein-coding regions:
- a CDS encoding formate dehydrogenase subunit gamma; amino-acid sequence: MAGKKVIVTTPTERVVHWVLAVSCLLLVATGLMMAFRSFEPLASIFGGYRAVIAIHGILGLFFTVSLIWAITIWKKDAGSLNSDDIVWLKAAGGYLWDAKIPEPYKYNAGQKLFFITVAVYGLVMVVTGFILWLGAGHLSSAFLRWVMVFHAFGVMVIGGFAMTHIYLGTIGTTGSVDAMLDGKVTEAWAKTHMTGWYKKKGKSKTV
- a CDS encoding 4Fe-4S dicluster domain-containing protein → MRDEMAKLIDLSKCTGCRSCQVACKNWNSQPAVQTKNVGSYQNPQDLQHNTWTLIRFQEGVKENGDLEWIFRKDGCMHCTDASCVRVCPTGALSYGEMGAVRLNQDLCIGCKYCTIACPFNIPRYDRESEKTYKCTLCEDRITNNLVPACVKACPTGTLSWGTKEEMIKKGNERVKELVAMGYEDASLYGDKYVGGTHVMYVLTEKEGHYDRLVKSPSVPLSVKLWKNVAKPLGLFTMGAVIGAALLHYVIKGPKRPKGEEG